Proteins from a genomic interval of Kitasatospora herbaricolor:
- the dhbA gene encoding 2,3-dihydro-2,3-dihydroxybenzoate dehydrogenase, with protein MADPTTEFAGRVALVTGAGRGIGAAVARMLAERGAEVIASDLHAPDDSVHRLDVTDGAAVEALVDRIERERGPIDVLVNVAGVLTAAPVLETTDENWARTFAVNTTGVFHTCRAVGRRMAGRGRGSIVTVGSNAAGVPRTGMAAYAASKAATTMFVRCLGLELARSGVRCNLVSPGSTDTDMQRALWTDDAAEQRVIDGDPATYRVGIPLGRIAAPEDVAEAVAFLAGDRARHITMHDLYVDGGATLRA; from the coding sequence GTGGCCGACCCCACCACCGAGTTCGCCGGCCGGGTCGCCCTGGTGACCGGCGCGGGCCGCGGTATCGGCGCCGCCGTCGCCCGGATGCTGGCCGAGCGCGGGGCCGAAGTGATCGCCTCCGACCTCCACGCCCCCGACGACTCCGTACACCGGCTCGACGTCACCGACGGCGCGGCCGTCGAGGCCCTGGTCGACCGGATCGAGCGCGAGCGCGGCCCGATCGACGTCCTGGTCAACGTGGCCGGCGTGCTGACCGCCGCCCCCGTGCTGGAGACCACCGACGAGAACTGGGCACGCACCTTCGCCGTCAACACCACCGGTGTCTTCCACACCTGCCGCGCCGTCGGCCGCCGGATGGCCGGGCGCGGACGCGGCAGCATCGTCACCGTCGGCTCCAACGCGGCCGGGGTGCCCCGCACCGGCATGGCGGCCTACGCCGCCTCCAAGGCCGCGACCACCATGTTCGTCCGCTGCCTCGGACTCGAACTCGCCCGCTCCGGCGTCCGCTGCAACCTGGTCTCCCCCGGGTCCACCGACACCGACATGCAACGCGCCCTGTGGACGGACGACGCCGCCGAACAGCGGGTCATCGACGGCGACCCGGCCACCTACCGGGTGGGCATCCCGCTCGGCCGGATCGCCGCCCCCGAGGACGTCGCCGAGGCCGTCGCCTTCCTGGCCGGCGACCGCGCCCGGCACATCACCATGCACGACCTGTACGTCGACGGCGGCGCGACGCTGCGGGCCTGA
- the ddaH gene encoding dimethylargininase, with translation MPATDTISSAAAAPLREARVATPRRFLMCAPRHFDVTYSINPWMDPAKPVDGGLALAQWTSLRDLYLSLGHTVEVIEPLPCLPDMVFAANGATVVDGRVFGARFRHVERTAEGPAYLDWFTARGYRDVYWPEHINEGEGDLLAVGRRILAGSGFRTDPRSHAEAQEFFGLPVIGLTLVDPKFYHLDTALAVLSDDEVMYYPEAFSPGSRAVLRELFPDAVLATAEDAEVFGLNALSDGRHVLLPEAAVGLHRQLRERGFEPIGVDLTELLRAGGSVKCCTLELRP, from the coding sequence ATGCCCGCCACGGACACCATCAGCTCGGCGGCCGCCGCCCCGCTCCGGGAGGCCCGGGTGGCCACCCCCCGCCGCTTCCTGATGTGCGCGCCCCGGCACTTCGACGTGACGTACTCGATCAACCCGTGGATGGACCCGGCCAAGCCGGTCGACGGCGGCCTGGCGCTCGCCCAGTGGACCTCCCTGCGCGACCTCTACCTCTCGCTCGGCCACACCGTCGAGGTGATCGAGCCGTTGCCGTGCCTGCCCGACATGGTCTTCGCGGCCAACGGCGCCACCGTGGTCGACGGCCGGGTGTTCGGGGCGCGGTTCCGCCACGTCGAGCGCACCGCCGAGGGCCCGGCCTACCTGGACTGGTTCACCGCCCGCGGCTACCGGGACGTGTACTGGCCCGAGCACATCAACGAGGGCGAGGGCGACCTGCTGGCCGTCGGCCGCAGGATCCTGGCCGGCAGCGGCTTCCGCACCGACCCCCGCTCGCACGCCGAGGCTCAGGAGTTCTTCGGCCTGCCGGTGATCGGCCTGACGCTGGTGGACCCGAAGTTCTACCACCTGGACACCGCCCTCGCGGTGCTCTCCGACGACGAGGTCATGTACTACCCCGAGGCGTTCAGCCCCGGCAGCCGGGCCGTCCTGCGCGAGCTCTTCCCGGACGCCGTCCTCGCCACCGCCGAGGACGCCGAGGTCTTCGGCCTCAACGCGCTCTCCGACGGGCGCCACGTGCTGCTGCCGGAGGCCGCCGTCGGGCTCCACCGCCAGCTCCGCGAGCGCGGCTTCGAGCCGATCGGCGTCGACCTGACGGAGCTGCTGCGGGCCGGAGGCAGCGTCAAGTGCTGCACGCTGGAGCTGCGTCCGTAG
- the metE gene encoding 5-methyltetrahydropteroyltriglutamate--homocysteine S-methyltransferase: MSPSSTTPQATVYGCPRQGPDRELKKAIEGYWAGRVTAAGLHATAAGLRRDTWRRLAEAGVTEVPTGDFSLYDHVLDTTVAVGAIPARHRAAVDADPLDGYFAMARGTQDVAPLEMTKWFDTNYHYLVPELGPDTVFSANSAKSVQELREALLLGHRARPVLVGPLTYLLLAKPAPGVDPGFQPLTLLDRLLPVYAELLAGLRAAGAGWVQLDEPALVQDRTAAELNAAARAYRDLGALTERPRILVATYFDRAGAALPVLAEAPVEGVGLDFTGPAAGNLDDLAAVGGLPGKRLVAGVVDGRNIWINDLEKSLATLATLLGLAGQVDVAPSCSLLHVPLDAARERDLDPQIARWLAFARQKTAEITTLARGLREGTHAIGAELAANRADLASRAASALTHDPAVRARAAATTAEDARRAQAYPERAEAQRARLKLPLLPTTTIGSFPQTTELRTARADLRAGRLDRAGYRERMAAEVREVIAYQEKAGLDVLVHGEPERNDMVQYFAEQLTGYLATRHGWVQSYGTRYVRPPVLAGDVSRPRPMTVDWFRYAQDLTDRPVKGMLTGPVTMLAWSFVRDDQPLADTARQVALALRDEVTDLEAAGAAVVQVDEPALRETLPLRAADRPGYLAWATEAFRLTTSGVRADTQVHTHMCYAEFGEIMAAIDELDADVISLEAARSHMRVAHELAGAGYPREVGPGVYDIHSPRVPSAGEAAALLREGLAAIPAERLWVNPDCGLKTRGWAETRASLDHLVEAARLARAELGG, translated from the coding sequence GTGTCACCGAGTTCCACCACCCCGCAGGCCACCGTGTACGGCTGCCCCCGTCAGGGCCCGGACCGGGAGCTGAAGAAGGCGATCGAGGGCTACTGGGCCGGCCGGGTCACCGCCGCCGGCCTGCATGCCACCGCCGCCGGTCTGCGCCGCGACACCTGGCGGCGCCTCGCCGAGGCCGGCGTCACCGAAGTCCCCACCGGCGACTTCTCGTTGTACGACCACGTACTGGACACCACCGTGGCGGTCGGCGCGATCCCGGCCCGGCACCGCGCCGCCGTCGACGCCGACCCGCTGGACGGGTACTTCGCCATGGCGCGCGGCACCCAGGACGTGGCGCCGCTGGAGATGACCAAGTGGTTCGACACCAACTACCACTATCTGGTGCCCGAGTTGGGGCCGGACACGGTCTTCTCGGCGAACTCCGCCAAGTCGGTCCAGGAACTGCGTGAGGCCCTCCTGCTCGGCCACCGCGCCCGTCCGGTCCTGGTCGGCCCGCTGACCTACCTGCTGCTCGCCAAGCCCGCGCCCGGCGTCGACCCCGGCTTCCAGCCGCTCACGCTGCTCGACCGCCTGCTGCCCGTCTACGCCGAACTCCTCGCCGGCCTGCGCGCCGCCGGCGCCGGCTGGGTGCAACTGGACGAGCCCGCCCTCGTGCAGGACCGCACCGCGGCCGAACTCAACGCCGCCGCCCGGGCCTACCGCGACCTCGGCGCCCTCACCGAGCGGCCCAGGATCCTGGTCGCGACCTACTTCGACCGGGCCGGCGCGGCCCTGCCGGTGCTGGCCGAGGCCCCGGTCGAAGGCGTCGGCCTGGACTTCACCGGCCCCGCCGCCGGCAACCTCGACGACCTGGCCGCCGTCGGCGGCCTGCCCGGCAAGCGGCTGGTCGCGGGCGTGGTGGACGGCCGCAACATCTGGATCAACGACCTGGAGAAGTCGCTGGCGACCCTGGCCACCCTGCTCGGCCTGGCCGGGCAGGTCGACGTGGCACCGTCCTGCTCGCTGCTGCACGTCCCGCTCGACGCCGCCCGCGAACGCGACCTGGACCCGCAGATCGCCCGCTGGCTCGCCTTCGCCCGGCAGAAGACCGCCGAGATCACCACCCTCGCCCGCGGACTGCGCGAGGGCACCCACGCGATCGGCGCCGAACTCGCCGCCAACCGGGCCGACCTGGCCTCCCGGGCCGCCTCCGCCCTCACCCACGATCCGGCCGTCCGCGCCAGGGCCGCCGCCACCACCGCCGAGGACGCCCGCCGCGCGCAGGCCTACCCCGAACGCGCCGAGGCCCAGCGCGCCCGGCTGAAGCTGCCACTGCTGCCGACCACCACCATCGGCTCCTTCCCGCAGACCACCGAACTGCGCACCGCCCGCGCCGACCTGCGCGCCGGACGCCTGGACCGGGCCGGCTACCGGGAGCGGATGGCGGCCGAGGTCCGTGAGGTCATCGCCTACCAGGAGAAGGCCGGGCTGGACGTCCTGGTGCACGGCGAACCCGAACGCAACGACATGGTCCAGTACTTCGCGGAGCAGCTCACCGGCTACCTCGCCACCCGGCACGGCTGGGTGCAGTCCTACGGCACCCGCTACGTCCGCCCGCCCGTGCTGGCCGGCGACGTCTCCCGCCCCCGCCCGATGACCGTCGACTGGTTCCGCTACGCCCAGGACCTCACCGACCGCCCGGTCAAGGGGATGCTGACCGGTCCGGTCACCATGCTCGCTTGGTCCTTCGTCCGCGACGACCAGCCGCTCGCCGACACCGCCCGCCAGGTCGCCCTCGCCCTGCGCGACGAGGTCACCGACCTGGAGGCGGCCGGCGCCGCGGTCGTCCAGGTGGACGAGCCGGCCCTGCGCGAGACGCTCCCGCTGCGCGCCGCCGACCGCCCCGGCTACCTGGCCTGGGCCACCGAGGCGTTCCGGCTGACCACCTCCGGGGTCCGGGCCGACACCCAGGTGCACACCCACATGTGCTACGCCGAGTTCGGCGAGATCATGGCCGCGATCGACGAGTTGGACGCGGACGTGATCAGCCTGGAGGCGGCCCGCTCGCACATGCGGGTGGCGCACGAGCTGGCCGGGGCCGGTTACCCCCGCGAGGTCGGCCCGGGCGTCTACGACATCCACTCGCCCCGGGTGCCGAGCGCCGGGGAGGCCGCCGCCCTGCTGCGCGAGGGGCTCGCCGCCATCCCCGCCGAACGCCTCTGGGTCAACCCGGACTGCGGCCTGAAGACCCGGGGCTGGGCCGAGACCCGGGCCTCCCTCGACCACCTGGTCGAGGCGGCCCGCCTGGCGCGGGCGGAGCTGGGCGGCTGA
- the tsaD gene encoding tRNA (adenosine(37)-N6)-threonylcarbamoyltransferase complex transferase subunit TsaD produces the protein MTGSPVVLGIESSCDETGAGLVRDGVLLGQAVASSMDEHARYGGVVPEIAARAHLQSMAPVVGEALNRAGLTLADIGAVAVTAGPGLSGALQVGVAAAKAYAFSLGVPLHGVHHLAGHVAAATLDGGPLPDPCVVLVVSGGHTSLLLVRDLARDRIVHLGDTLDDAAGECFDKVARILRLPYPGGPAVDRAARAGDPGAVRLPRPLSGPNDPPYAFSFSGLKTAAARWIEAQRADGREPHVPDAAAALQEAIADTLTRKAVRACTEHGIGTLVVVGGVAANSRVRALTEQRCAAAGIALRVPPLPLCTDNGAMVAAVGDLLVRAGAEPAPPDLAVDPSAPLEYARLAPSAHRRARAA, from the coding sequence ATGACGGGATCGCCGGTGGTGCTGGGGATCGAATCCTCCTGCGACGAGACCGGGGCGGGGCTGGTCCGGGACGGCGTGCTGCTCGGGCAGGCGGTGGCCTCCAGCATGGACGAGCACGCCCGCTACGGCGGCGTGGTGCCGGAGATCGCCGCCCGGGCCCATCTCCAGTCGATGGCGCCGGTGGTCGGGGAGGCGTTGAACCGGGCCGGCCTCACCCTGGCCGACATCGGCGCCGTCGCCGTGACCGCCGGCCCGGGCCTGTCCGGCGCCCTCCAGGTGGGCGTCGCCGCCGCCAAGGCCTACGCCTTCTCGCTCGGCGTGCCGCTGCACGGGGTCCACCATCTCGCCGGGCACGTCGCCGCGGCGACGCTGGACGGCGGACCGCTGCCCGACCCGTGCGTGGTGCTCGTCGTCTCCGGCGGCCACACCTCGCTGCTGCTGGTCCGCGACCTGGCCCGGGACCGGATCGTCCACCTCGGGGACACCCTGGACGACGCCGCCGGGGAGTGCTTCGACAAGGTCGCCCGGATCCTGCGCCTGCCCTACCCCGGCGGTCCGGCGGTCGACCGGGCCGCCCGGGCCGGCGACCCGGGGGCCGTCCGCCTCCCGCGGCCGCTGAGCGGACCGAACGATCCCCCGTACGCCTTCTCCTTCTCGGGCCTGAAGACGGCCGCCGCCCGCTGGATCGAGGCGCAGCGCGCCGACGGCCGGGAACCGCACGTCCCGGACGCCGCCGCGGCCCTGCAGGAGGCCATCGCCGACACCCTCACCCGCAAGGCCGTCCGGGCCTGCACCGAGCACGGCATCGGCACCCTGGTCGTGGTCGGCGGCGTGGCCGCGAACTCCCGCGTCCGCGCCCTCACCGAGCAGCGATGCGCCGCCGCCGGGATCGCCCTGCGGGTGCCGCCGCTGCCCCTGTGCACCGACAACGGCGCGATGGTCGCCGCCGTCGGCGACCTGCTGGTCAGGGCCGGCGCCGAGCCCGCGCCGCCGGACCTCGCCGTCGACCCGTCCGCACCGCTTGAGTACGCCCGGCTGGCGCCCTCCGCGCACCGCCGGGCCCGGGCGGCCTGA
- a CDS encoding ATP-binding cassette domain-containing protein, which translates to MSKATRTPSRPAEPHAADSHDLIRVHGARVNNLKDVSVEIPKRRLTVFTGVSGSGKSSLVFNTIAAESQRLINETYSAFVQGFMPTLSRPEVDVLDGLTTVITVDQQRLGADPRSTVGTATDANAMLRILFSRLGEPHIGPPSAYAFNVPSVRASGAITVERGAKRTVKATFNRTGGMCPRCEGRGAVSDIDLTQLYDDSKSLAEGAFTIPGWKSDSFWTVRVYAESGFLDPDKPIRRFTKKEMHDFLYREPTKVKVEGVNLTYEGLIPKIQKSFLAKDKEALQPHIRAFVERAVTFTTCPECDGTRLGEGARSSRIRRISIADACAMQISDLADWVRGLDEPSVAPLLDALRQSLDAFGEIGLGYLSLDRPSGTLSGGEAQRVKMIRHLGSSLTDITYVFDEPTIGLHPHDIQRMNDLLLRLRDKGNTVLVVEHKPETIAIADHVVDLGPGAGSGGGTVCFEGTVDGLRGGGTVTGRHFDDRAAVKESVRRPTGVLEIRGATANNLRDVDVDIPLGVLAVITGVAGSGKSSLVQGSLVKGPGAAEHGVVSIDQSAIRGSRRSNPATYTGLLDPIRKAFAKANGVKPALFSANSEGACPTCNGAGVVYTDLAMMAGVASVCEECEGKRFEASVLDHHLGGRDISEVLAMSVIEAEEFFGAGEAHTPAAHRILERLADVGLGYLSLGQPLTTLSGGERQRLKLATLPQLSAGGTPKGEKGGIIVLDEPTTGLHLADVEQLLGLLDRLVDSGRSVVVVEHHQAVMAHADWIIDLGPGAGHDGGRVVFEGTPADLVAARSTLTGEHLAAYVGG; encoded by the coding sequence ATGAGCAAGGCCACCAGGACGCCGTCGCGGCCCGCCGAGCCGCACGCCGCCGACAGCCACGACCTGATCCGCGTGCACGGCGCGCGGGTGAACAACCTCAAGGACGTCAGCGTCGAGATCCCCAAGCGCCGGCTGACGGTGTTCACCGGCGTGTCCGGCTCGGGCAAGAGCTCCCTGGTGTTCAACACGATCGCGGCCGAGTCGCAGCGGCTGATCAACGAGACGTACAGCGCCTTCGTGCAGGGCTTCATGCCGACCCTGTCGCGGCCCGAGGTCGACGTCCTCGACGGGCTGACCACCGTGATCACCGTCGACCAGCAGCGGCTGGGCGCCGACCCGCGCTCCACGGTCGGCACCGCCACCGACGCCAACGCCATGCTGCGCATCCTCTTCAGCCGGCTGGGCGAGCCGCACATCGGCCCGCCCAGCGCGTACGCCTTCAACGTGCCCTCGGTCCGGGCCAGCGGGGCGATCACCGTCGAGCGCGGGGCGAAACGGACGGTGAAGGCGACCTTCAACCGCACCGGCGGCATGTGCCCCCGCTGCGAGGGCCGCGGCGCGGTCTCCGACATCGACCTCACCCAGCTCTACGACGACTCCAAGTCGCTCGCCGAGGGCGCGTTCACCATCCCCGGCTGGAAGTCGGACAGCTTCTGGACGGTGCGGGTGTACGCCGAGTCGGGCTTCCTCGACCCGGACAAGCCGATCCGCAGGTTCACCAAGAAGGAGATGCACGACTTCCTCTACCGGGAGCCGACCAAGGTGAAGGTCGAGGGGGTGAACCTCACCTACGAGGGGCTGATCCCCAAGATCCAGAAGTCGTTCCTGGCCAAGGACAAGGAGGCCCTGCAGCCGCACATCCGGGCCTTCGTGGAGCGGGCGGTCACCTTCACCACCTGTCCCGAGTGCGACGGCACCCGGCTCGGCGAGGGCGCCCGGTCGTCGCGGATCAGGCGGATCAGCATCGCGGACGCCTGCGCGATGCAGATCAGCGACCTGGCGGACTGGGTCCGCGGCCTCGACGAGCCTTCGGTGGCGCCGCTGCTCGACGCCCTGCGGCAGAGCCTGGACGCCTTCGGGGAGATCGGGCTGGGCTACCTCTCGCTGGACCGGCCCTCGGGGACGCTGTCGGGCGGCGAGGCGCAGCGGGTCAAGATGATCCGCCACCTCGGCTCCTCCCTCACCGACATCACCTACGTCTTCGACGAGCCCACCATCGGCCTGCACCCCCACGACATCCAGCGGATGAACGACCTGCTGCTGCGGCTGCGGGACAAGGGCAACACGGTGCTGGTGGTGGAGCACAAGCCGGAGACCATCGCCATCGCCGACCACGTCGTCGACCTCGGCCCCGGGGCCGGTTCGGGGGGCGGCACCGTCTGCTTCGAGGGCACCGTCGACGGACTGCGCGGCGGCGGCACCGTCACCGGCCGCCACTTCGACGACCGTGCCGCCGTCAAGGAGTCGGTGCGCAGGCCGACCGGCGTGCTGGAGATCCGCGGCGCGACGGCGAACAACCTGCGCGACGTCGACGTCGACATCCCGCTCGGGGTGCTGGCCGTGATCACCGGCGTCGCCGGCTCCGGCAAGAGCTCGCTGGTGCAAGGGTCGCTGGTGAAGGGCCCGGGGGCCGCCGAGCACGGGGTGGTGTCGATCGACCAGAGCGCGATCCGCGGCTCGCGGCGGAGCAACCCGGCGACGTACACCGGGCTGCTCGACCCGATCCGCAAGGCCTTCGCGAAGGCCAACGGGGTGAAGCCGGCGCTGTTCTCCGCCAACTCCGAGGGGGCCTGCCCGACCTGCAACGGCGCGGGCGTGGTCTACACCGACCTGGCGATGATGGCCGGCGTGGCCAGCGTCTGCGAGGAGTGCGAGGGCAAGCGCTTCGAGGCCTCGGTGCTCGACCACCACCTGGGCGGGCGCGACATCAGCGAGGTGCTGGCGATGTCGGTGATCGAGGCCGAGGAGTTCTTCGGCGCGGGCGAGGCGCACACCCCGGCGGCCCACCGCATCCTCGAACGGCTCGCCGACGTCGGGCTCGGTTACCTCAGCCTCGGCCAGCCGCTCACCACGCTGTCCGGCGGCGAGCGGCAGCGGCTCAAGCTGGCCACCCTCCCCCAGCTTTCGGCCGGGGGGACCCCCAAGGGCGAGAAGGGCGGCATCATCGTGCTCGACGAGCCGACCACCGGCCTGCACCTCGCCGACGTCGAGCAGCTGCTGGGCCTGCTGGACCGGCTGGTCGACTCGGGCCGGTCGGTGGTGGTCGTCGAGCACCACCAGGCGGTGATGGCGCACGCCGACTGGATCATCGACCTGGGGCCCGGCGCGGGACACGACGGCGGGCGGGTCGTCTTCGAGGGCACGCCCGCCGACCTGGTCGCCGCGCGCTCCACCCTGACCGGCGAGCACCTGGCGGCGTACGTGGGCGGCTGA
- a CDS encoding VOC family protein, with protein MDLTIHWTFLPHNDPEASLAFYRDSLGFEVRNDVGYGGMRWLTVGPADQPGTSIVLEPPAADPGVTEDERRTVTEMMAKGSYARIVLATADLDGTFDRLKAAGAEVVQEPTEQPYGVRDCAFRDPAGNLVRINEAN; from the coding sequence ATGGACCTCACCATTCACTGGACCTTCCTCCCCCACAACGACCCGGAGGCCTCGCTGGCCTTCTACCGGGACAGCCTCGGGTTCGAGGTGCGCAACGACGTCGGCTACGGCGGGATGCGCTGGCTGACCGTCGGTCCCGCCGACCAGCCCGGCACGTCCATCGTCCTGGAGCCGCCGGCCGCGGACCCGGGCGTCACCGAGGACGAGCGCCGCACCGTCACCGAGATGATGGCCAAGGGCAGCTACGCCCGCATCGTCCTGGCGACCGCCGACCTCGACGGCACCTTCGACCGGCTGAAGGCCGCCGGCGCCGAGGTCGTCCAGGAGCCGACCGAGCAGCCGTACGGGGTGCGTGACTGCGCCTTCCGCGACCCCGCGGGCAACCTCGTCCGGATCAACGAGGCGAACTGA
- a CDS encoding helix-turn-helix transcriptional regulator, with the protein MSTKGAAAQHLSDLARLRRVRDRIDREYAQPLDVEALARGANMSAGHLSREFRLAYGESPYSYLMTRRIERAMTLLRRGDLSVTDVCFAVGCSSLGTFSTRFTELVGMPPSTYRRLAADATEGIPSCVAKQVTRPVRNQEARPRARD; encoded by the coding sequence GTGAGCACCAAGGGCGCCGCGGCGCAGCACCTGAGCGACCTCGCGCGGCTGCGCCGGGTCCGTGACCGGATCGACCGGGAGTACGCCCAGCCGCTGGACGTCGAGGCGCTGGCCCGCGGCGCGAACATGTCGGCCGGGCACCTCAGCCGCGAGTTCCGGCTCGCCTACGGCGAATCGCCGTACAGCTACCTCATGACCCGGCGGATCGAGCGCGCGATGACCCTGCTGCGACGCGGCGACCTCAGCGTCACCGACGTCTGCTTCGCGGTGGGCTGCTCCTCGCTCGGCACCTTCAGCACCCGCTTCACCGAACTGGTCGGCATGCCGCCCAGCACCTACCGGCGGCTGGCCGCGGACGCCACCGAGGGGATCCCGTCCTGCGTGGCGAAGCAGGTGACCAGACCGGTCAGGAATCAAGAAGCGAGGCCCCGGGCCCGCGATTAG
- a CDS encoding helix-turn-helix transcriptional regulator, translated as MTSFPTLSEQDLRVFQWAAGHGRLAPQAAAELGLSEAEVQRSAQVLERLHLLRRLPGGPDGERGLVAVPPELAAASLLAPAEAELRRQLADAERVRAELALLTPLYAPAGAVRKAEPLDEIVDLNTVIDVISTLTARCRTEVLTCQPGGPRAPHLLEQAFARDLEMIRRGVRMRTLYQHTSRRHAPTQEYVRRISAAGAEVRTLTALFGRMIAFDRETAIIPHHDAYDGAVVIRDQSTVAYLVAVFDHSWTLADPYAPATQAQADSSLDEIKQAIVRLLAEGMKDEMIARRLGMSLRTCRKHIAESMETLGASSRFQAGYLARARGELAEPG; from the coding sequence ATGACGTCGTTTCCCACCCTGTCCGAACAGGATCTCCGGGTCTTCCAATGGGCCGCCGGACACGGCCGGCTCGCCCCGCAGGCCGCCGCCGAACTCGGCCTCTCCGAGGCCGAGGTGCAGCGGTCGGCCCAGGTGCTGGAGCGCTTGCACCTGCTGCGGCGGCTGCCCGGCGGGCCGGACGGCGAGCGCGGCCTGGTGGCCGTCCCGCCCGAACTCGCGGCGGCCAGCCTGCTGGCACCGGCCGAGGCGGAGCTGCGCCGGCAACTCGCGGACGCCGAGCGGGTCCGGGCCGAACTGGCCCTGCTGACACCGCTCTACGCACCGGCCGGCGCCGTCCGCAAGGCCGAGCCGCTGGACGAGATCGTCGACCTGAACACCGTCATCGACGTGATCAGCACGCTCACCGCGCGTTGCCGCACCGAGGTGCTGACCTGCCAGCCCGGCGGGCCGCGCGCCCCGCACCTGCTGGAGCAGGCCTTCGCCCGGGACCTGGAGATGATCCGCCGCGGGGTCCGGATGCGGACCCTCTACCAGCACACCTCGCGCCGGCACGCGCCGACGCAGGAGTACGTCCGCCGGATCAGCGCGGCCGGGGCCGAGGTCCGGACCCTGACGGCGCTTTTCGGCCGGATGATCGCCTTCGACCGGGAGACCGCGATCATTCCGCACCACGACGCCTACGACGGCGCGGTGGTGATCCGGGACCAGTCCACGGTGGCCTACCTGGTGGCGGTCTTCGACCACTCCTGGACGCTGGCCGACCCCTACGCCCCCGCCACCCAGGCCCAGGCCGACAGCTCGCTCGACGAGATCAAGCAGGCGATCGTCCGGTTGCTCGCCGAGGGGATGAAGGACGAGATGATCGCCCGGCGCCTGGGCATGTCGCTGCGCACCTGCCGCAAGCACATCGCCGAGAGCATGGAGACGCTCGGGGCCAGCAGCCGCTTCCAGGCCGGCTACCTGGCCCGCGCCCGGGGCGAACTCGCCGAACCCGGATAG
- a CDS encoding cytochrome P450 family protein has translation MASTPAGRAGVPRPAPPAAPARGTEGSPLGGGFLAHPDEVLAGLRERCPVARVTTPAGRPVWLVTREADVRAAFLDPRLSLRSTPPAPGRPHRAMDLTLVNYDPPDHTRIRRLAAPAFAPGRIAAYRPRAAELADELLAALGSTGAVDLITGFAEPFAFAVLREVFGFGDETAPRLHRAVGDLIRHTDAERALDELDAIVRARIADCREHPGEDVTSSVLRAWEASGQVTEAELVDLLAMLVLAGFDSTVQMLGMAVLALLGHPAELARLRAAPELLPGAVDELLRWDTPGPFGTRRVALADVEIGGTVVPAGSGVLLSVAAANRDPRSHPDPDRLDLTRPDAARHLTFGAGPHYCPGAPLARLELTVALAALLRHWPDVRLAVPVTELAWGGGFQHRRLEALPLLLGTGRAGPEAA, from the coding sequence ATGGCGAGCACCCCGGCCGGCCGCGCCGGCGTCCCCCGGCCCGCACCGCCCGCCGCCCCGGCCCGGGGCACCGAGGGCTCGCCGTTGGGCGGCGGCTTCCTGGCCCACCCGGACGAGGTGCTGGCCGGGCTGCGCGAGCGGTGCCCGGTGGCCCGGGTGACCACGCCCGCCGGCCGGCCGGTCTGGCTGGTCACCCGGGAGGCCGACGTCCGGGCCGCCTTCCTGGACCCCAGGCTGTCCCTGCGGAGCACCCCGCCGGCCCCCGGCCGCCCGCACCGGGCGATGGACCTGACCCTGGTCAACTACGACCCGCCGGACCACACCCGGATCCGCCGGCTCGCCGCACCGGCCTTCGCCCCCGGCCGGATCGCCGCCTACCGGCCCCGGGCGGCGGAGCTGGCCGACGAGCTGCTGGCCGCTCTGGGCAGCACCGGCGCGGTGGACCTGATCACCGGCTTCGCCGAGCCCTTCGCCTTCGCGGTGCTCCGCGAGGTCTTCGGCTTCGGCGACGAGACGGCGCCCCGGCTGCACCGCGCGGTCGGCGACCTGATCCGGCACACCGACGCCGAACGGGCGCTGGACGAGCTGGACGCGATCGTCCGGGCCCGGATCGCGGACTGCCGGGAGCACCCGGGCGAGGACGTCACCTCCTCGGTGCTGCGGGCCTGGGAGGCGAGCGGCCAGGTCACCGAGGCCGAGCTGGTCGACCTGCTGGCGATGCTCGTCCTGGCGGGCTTCGACAGCACGGTGCAGATGCTCGGGATGGCCGTGCTGGCCCTGCTCGGCCACCCGGCGGAGCTGGCCCGGCTGCGCGCCGCCCCCGAGCTGCTGCCGGGCGCGGTCGACGAGCTGCTGCGCTGGGACACCCCCGGGCCGTTCGGCACCCGGCGGGTCGCGCTCGCCGACGTGGAGATCGGCGGCACGGTGGTCCCGGCCGGCAGCGGCGTCCTGCTCTCGGTCGCGGCCGCCAACCGCGACCCCCGCAGCCACCCGGACCCGGACCGGCTGGACCTCACCCGTCCGGACGCCGCCCGCCACCTGACCTTCGGCGCCGGTCCGCACTACTGCCCGGGGGCGCCGCTGGCCCGGTTGGAGCTGACGGTGGCGCTGGCCGCCCTGCTCCGGCACTGGCCCGACGTCCGGCTCGCCGTCCCGGTGACGGAGCTGGCCTGGGGCGGCGGGTTCCAGCACCGCCGGCTGGAGGCGCTGCCGCTGCTGCTCGGGACGGGCCGGGCGGGCCCGGAGGCGGCCTGA